In Pantoea agglomerans, the genomic stretch CATGCGTGAAGCGAGGATACGGTCGTAAGCGCAAGGCGCACCGCCGCGCTGAATATGACCAAGAACGGTCGCGCGCGTTTCGCGTTTGGTTTCCGCTTCGATGTACTTCGCCAGATCGTCGATATCACAGATATGCTCGGTGATCGCCACGATCGCGTGCTTTTTGCCTTTCGCGATGCCCGCTTTAATCTCCATCACCAGCTCTTCGCGGGTATAGGGGATTTCCGGCAGCACGATAAATTCGCAGCCGCCGGCAATCGCCGCCGCCAGGGTCAGGTCACCACAGTAGCGGCCCATCACCTCGACAATAGAGATGCGCTGGTGCGAAGAAGAGGTGTCGCGCAGGCGGTCGATCGCCTCCACCACGGTTTCCAGCGCGGTGAAGTAGCCGATGGTGTAGTCAGTGCCCGCTACGTCGTTATCGATGGTGCCCGGCAGACCAATGCAGGGGAAGCCCATTTCGGTCAGACGCTTTGCGCCCATATAGGAGCCGTCGCCGCCGATAACCACCAGCGCGTCGATGCCGCGCTTTTTCATATTCTCAATGGCGACCTGACGTACTTCGTCATTGCGGAACTCGGGAAAACGCGCCGAGCCCAGGAAGGTACCGCCGCGGTTAATCATATCCGACACGCTGTAGCGGTCGAGGTTGATCATCCGGTCTTCGTACAATCCCAGATAGCCGTCATAGATACCAAAAACTTCCAGTCCTTCGCTCAGCGCTGAGCGCACAACGCCGCGAATGGCTGCGTTCATGCCGGGGGCGTCGCCGCCGCTGGTCAATACACCAATTTTTTTGATCATGACAACCTCTGGATTGTTAAAACGAAAAGTTAATCCTGCCTGTCGTGCGCCGTCAAACGGCTTACCCTATGCGCGACCCGTGATGGCAGATAGTATATCAAAGGCTTGCAGCTGAATTGATTCAGGTCAGACAAGTTTTCACTAAATTTTTTGCAGTAATGTTAGCGCTTCGTCATTTTAAATAGATGGAACTGATTCAATCAGGTTAAAAGCCGGGTGAGTTCTGCTGTTCAATCGGTACGACCGAACAGGGATCCTGGTGAATAATGACGTCCGAACCAGGGAAACGCTGACGCAGCGCTTTCTCTACCTGATCCGCTACGCGATGCGCCTGCACCAGCGGTAAATCGTCGTCCAGCTCCAGATGCAGCTGTATAAATTTCGTCGGCCCTGACTGGCGCGTTCGCACGTCGTGCACGCCCTCTACGCCCGGCCAGTTCAGCGCCAGATTGAGAATAATGTTGTGCTCCTCTTCGGGCAGCGCGCGGTCCAGCAGCGACTGCACGGCGTCGTAACCCATGCGCAGCGCGCTGTAGAGAATATAGGCACCGATGCCTAACGCGAACAGCGCGTCTGCGCGGGCGAAGCCGTAGCTGCTTAAGGCCAGCGCAATCAGAATAGCGCCGTTCATCACCACATCGGACTGGTAGTGCAGCATATCGGCGCGAATCGCCTGGCTGTGGGTGTGGCGCACCACCCAGCGCTGAAACGCCACCAGCAGCAGAGTGGAACAGAGCGCTACCACGGTAACCACCACCCCGACCAGCGGCGCGCGTAGCGCATTCGGCGAAGCCAGATGCTGAATCCCGGTCAGAAACAAGAACAGCGCCGAACCGGAGATAAACATGCTTTGCGCCAGCGCCGCCAGCGACTCCGCTTTGCCGTGACCAAAAGTATGGTTGGCGTCAGCGGGCTGTAGCGCATAGCGCACCACCAAAAGATTGGTCAGCGAGGCGGCGATGTCTACCAGCGAGTCGACCAGGCCGGCCAGCAGGCTGACGGAGCCGGTATACCACCAGGCGAAAATTTTCACGAACAGTAGACAGGTCGCCAGGATGGTCGCCGCAAGCGCCGCGCGCTTTACCAGACGAGCGTAGGTGGGTTGCATAGTGTGCTCCCTCAGCCATTACAGGCATGCACCCGAAATAAAGGAATGGCTAAAGTTTAACATCCAGATTGTCGCTGCGCATAAACCCTGCGTACTCAGGAAAGAAAGGCTGGCAGAATGCCAGAAAAAACAAACCCCGCCCTCAAAGAGGACGGGGTACCGTTTCCCACCTGGGGAAACGCACGAGTACAGCTGAGCTCGTTAAATATCAGGAAGAGCTGCGGCCGCCGCCGTGGCTGTTCTGACCGCCTTTTTTGCCTGCTTCAGAGGCTTTCTCACGGTCATTTTTGAAGTTACCGCCGCTGTTTTGTCCGCCTTTTTTACCAGCTTCAGAGGCTTTCTGCGGGTTGTCTGCGAAATTGCCTGAACCACCACGATGTTCTGCCATAACTTACTCCGTTAATATATTCAGATTGATTTACGTAATGTGGTTAATGCACTCCATTTATATTCCCGGGATGTCCGCCTTCCTTGCTGCGACAGGATTAAGTGTAGAAGTAAGCCATAAGAATTCAAGAAATTAATAAATTATATAACATATTGATTTAAATCAACTTTACTCAATGATGAAAAACTTATTATCTTCTTATCATATATTTAAACAATTCATCGCTTCGCTTTATTTATTTAATTTCGTTTCGCTTATCGCTATATTTTTACGGCATAACTTATAGCGCTAAAAAAATAAACGAGACGAGAAAGAAGTGGGGTTATTAATTACCAGAAGATCTATGCGGTTAATGACTTTGTTAAATAAAGCGTTGATGCCGGGCGGGTGCCAGCCCACCAGGATTGACCCTGCAGCTGGGAACGCGCAAAAAAGGCAAAAAAAACCCCGCCATCATGGCGGGGAAGACAGGGATGGTGTCTATGGCAAGGAAAACAGGGATACTATGTTACTGGTTACTGCTGGTACTACTCACTGCTTGCAGTGATGATGCTGACTGCAAATTCGAGAGCTTGCGCAGCTCGGCAAGCCGCCGCTCGTAATTCTTCTGCAACGCGGCCTGCTGGGCCGGTGTTAGCAAGTGATACATCTGGTTGCGAATGCGCGCCATCTCGACATGCTGTTCGATTTGCGCCTGCGCGATTTTCTCAGCCTGGGCGCGGATAGCCGCTTCGTTAAACGTGTCCGCCGTAATCAGACCATGCATGTTTTCGATATCGCTGATGCTGACAGGGGAACGTTCATATCGCGCCTGCTGCATCAGGTCTCGCATCTGTTGACGCTGCTCTTCCGTCAACTCGATGCCGTCGAACATGTGGCTTTGCGGATTTTGCGTCATACTGCCTGTCGTCAATCCGCCTTGATGCATTTGGTCAATCGTCGTCGTGTCTGCTACTCCTGCGCTGGCGTAATTGAGAACCATCGCTGAGGCAATGACGACGGCGGTTACTGTGCGCATCGTTTACTCCAGTTCGTTCCGTTTTGCGATTCAACGAGAGCCAGTGTACGGCGACAGCTGCAAACATCCGTCAGGGGGTGTAAAACTACGTAAAGCGTTGGATTGACAAGTCAGGAACACGGTATTTTGCCTGCGGAGGGCAATAAAAAATGAATAAAATCCTGTTGGTTGACGATGACCGCGAATTAACTTCGCTGCTAAAAGAACTGTTAGAAATGGAAGGGTTTGAAGTGGTGGTAGCCAGCGACGGCGAACAGGCGTTAAGCCTGCTGGATAACTCCATTGATCTACTTTTGCTCGACGTGATGATGCCGAAAAAGAACGGTATCGACACGCTGAAAGAACTACGCCAGCAACATCAGACGCCCGTCATTATGTTAACCGCGCGCGGAAGCGAGCTGGATCGCGTGCTGGGGCTCGAACTGGGCGCAGATGACTATCTGCCTAAGCCGTTTAACGATCGCGAGCTGGTGGCGCGTATACGCGCGATTCTGCGCCGTTCCAACTGGAGCGAACAGCAACAGCAGCACGACAGCAGCTCGCCGACGCTGGAAGTCGACTGCCTGCGCCTGAACCCCGGCCGTCAGGAGGCGAGTTTCGACAATCAGACGCTGGATCTCACCGGCACAGAGTTCACCCTGCTCTACCTGCTGGCGCAGCATCTGGGTCAGGTCGTGTCGCGCGAGCATCTGAGCCAGGAAGTGCTTGGCAAGCGTCTGACGCCGTTTGACCGCGCCATCGATATGCATATCTCCAACCTGCGCCGCAAACTGCCTGAACGCCGCGACGGCCATCCGTGGTTTAAAACCCTGCGCGGCCGCGGCTATCTGATGGTTTCAGCTTCATGATTGGCAGCCTCACCACCCGCATCTTCGCTATTTTCTGGTTAACCCTGGCGCTGGTGTTGATGCTGGTATTGATGGTGCCCAAGCTGGATTCGCGTCAGAGGGTCTCGCTGCTCGATAGCGAGCAGCGCCAGGGCACGATGATTGAGCAACATGTTGAAGTGGAGCTGGCGCAGGATCCGCCCAACGATTTAATGTGGTGGCGCCGACTCTCCCGCGCCATCGACAAGTGGGCGCCCCCTGGCCAGCGTCTGCTGCTGGTCACCAGCGAAGGCCGCGTGATAGGCGCGCAGCATAATGAAATGCAGGTGATTCGCAACTTTATCGGGCAGTCCGACAACGCCGATCACCCGCAGAAAAAGAAGTATGGCCGTATCGAAATGGTCGGCCCCTTCGCAGTGCGCGACGGCGAAGATAACTATCAGCTCTACCTGATTCGTCCGGCGACCAGTTCGCAGCTCGATTTTATTAACTTGCTGTTCGACCGGCCGCTGCTGCTGCTGATTGTCACCATGCTGATCAGCTCGCCGCTGCTGCTGTGGCTGGCGTGGAGCCTGGCGCGACCGGCACGCAAGCTTAAATATGCGGCGGATGAAGTCGCCAGCGGTAATTTGCGCCAGCATCCAGAACTGGAATCGGGCCCGCAGGAGTTTCTCGCCGCTGGCTCCAGCTTTAACCAGATGGTTAGCGCGCTCGAGCGCATGATGACGTCGCAGCAGCGTCTGCTGTCGGATATCAGCCATGAGCTGCGCACACCGCTGACGCGTCTGCAGCTGGCCACGGCGCTGCTGCGCCGCCGACACGGCGAAGGCAAAGAGCTGGAGCGCATCGAAACCGAGGCGCAGCGTCTGGACGGCATGATCAACGATTTGCTGGTGCTGTCGCGCACCCAGCACAAGAACGCGCTGGTCAGCGAGGCGATGAAAGCTAATCAGCTCTGGAACGACGTGCTGGAAGATGCGAAATTTGAAGCCGAGCAGATGGGCAAGCAGCTCGACGTCCCCTATCCGCCCGGCCCCTGGCCGCTCTACGGCAACCCGCATGCGCTGGAGAGCGCGCTGGAAAACATCGTGCGCAATGCGCTGCGCTACTCGCACTCGCATATCAGCGTCAGCTTTTCGGTGGATATCAGCGGCCTGACGGTGCACGTCGACGATGACGGCCCGGGGGTCAGCCCGGAAGATCGCGAGCAGATATTCCGTCCGTTCTACCGCACCGATGAGGCGCGCGACCGCGAATCCGGCGGTACCGGGCTCGGCCTGGCGATTGTTGAAACCGCCATCCAGCAGCACCGTGGCTGGGTCAAGGCGGACGACAGCCCGCTTGGTGGCCTGCGCCTGACGCTCTGGCTGCCGCTCTACTCCTCCAGCCGTCAATAATTTGCTATGCTTCGGCCCCTGTTATCGGGGGCCTTATGCTTAACATCGTCTTATTTGAACCAGAAATTCCGCCGAATACCGGCAATATTATTCGCCTCTGCGCCAACACCGGCTTTCAGCTGCATCTGATTGAACCGCTTGGTTTCGCATGGGACGACAAGCGGCTGCGCCGCGCCGGTCTCGACTATCACGAATTTACCGCCATTCAGAAGCATGAAGGCTATGAGGCGTTTCTGCGCGTTGAGCAACCGCAGCGGCTGTTTGCGCTGACCACGAAGGGAACGCCAGCGCACAGCGCGGTGAGCTATCAGGCGGGCGACTATCTGCTGTTTGGCCCGGAGAGCCGCGGGCTGCCCGCCGACATTCTCGACGCGCTGCCGCCAGAGCATAAGATCCGCATTCCGATGCGCGCAGAGAGCCGCAGCATGAATCTGTCAAATGCGGTGTCGGTGGTGGTCTATGAAGCCTGGCGCCAGCTTGATTACGCCGGCGCGCGGCTCAGTTAGATCCCGTCGCCGAACTCAAAGCCCGGTACGGTGCCGTTGAAGTGTTGATCCATATCCATTGAGGGTTTTTCACTCGCCGGCTTGCCGACGATGCGCGCCGGTACGCCTGCGGCGGTGGTATGCGGCGGCACGGGCTGCAACACCACCGAGCCTGCGCCGATTTTCGCGCCGCGCCCGACCTCAATATTGCCGAGGATCTTCGCGCCTGCGCCAATCATCACTCCCTCGCGGATTTTCGGATGGCGATCGCCGCTGGTCTTGCCGGTACCGCCGAGCGTCACCGACTGCAGGATTGAGACGTCATTCTCCACCACCGCCGTTTCGCCGATAACGATGCCGGTGGCGTGGTCAAGCATGATGCCGTGGCCGATGTTCGCCGCCGGATGGATATCCACGGCGAATGAGACGGAGATTTCATTTTGCAGGTAGACCGCTAATGCGCGGCGCCCTTCGTTCCACAGCCAGTGGCCGATGCGATAGGCCTGCAGCGCGTGAAAGCCTTTCAGGTAGAGCAGCGGCGTGGAGTATTTATCCACCGCCGGGTCGCGCTGGCGCACCGCCTGGATATCGAGCGCGGCCGAGGCGATCATCGACGGATCTTCACGATAGGCCTCTTCGACGATTTCGCGAATGGCGATAGCGGGCATAATAGGATTGGCGAGCTTGTTGGCCAGCATATAGCTCAGGGCGCTGCCGAGATTTTCGTGTTTCAACAAAGTCGCATGATAAAAGCTGGCCAGCATCGGCTCACAATCGGCCAGCGCGCGCGCTTCCGCTTTGATGTTGTTCCAGACCAGTTCTAACTCATCAGACGACATTGCAGTTTTCTCCCGAAAAAAAAAGCGCCTGAATGGCGCTACAGGTGATCATGCTGCGCATCCCGCATCAGCCTGAGCCGTTTTCGTCCTTCCTTGTACGGCCTAACAGGCTCAATGCTGCCTCTCGCGCCGACTTTCCGCAATAGAGCACCTGATAGATTTGTTCAGTAATCGGCATTTCAACGCCGACGCGCTCTGCCAACGCCTTGACTTCTTTGGTGTTTTTATAGCCTTCTACAACTTGTCCGATAATGCGTTGCGCGTTATCTACCTCTTCACCCTGGCCCAGCATCAGGCCGAAACGGCGGTTGCGCGACTGATTGTCGGTACAGGTCAGCACCAGATCGCCTAAGCCAGCCATGCCCATAAAGGTCGTGGGATCGGCACCCAGCGCAGCGCCAAGACGGCTCATTTCCGCCAGCCCGCGCGTAATCAGCGCGGTGCGCGCATTGGCGCCGAAGCCGATGCCGTCGGAAATGCCCGCGCCGATGGCGATAACGTTTTTCACCGCGCCGCCAAGCTGCACGCCGATAAAGTCAGGATTGTTGTAAACGCGGAAGCTTTTGCCGCAGTGCAGCTTTTGCTGCAAGTCTTCGGCGAAAGAGGCATCGGTCGCCGCCAGGGCAATCGCGGTCGGCAGGCCCGCCGCCAGCTCTTTGGCGAAGGTCGGCCCGGAGATCACCGCCAGCGGCGTCGCGTCACCGAGAATATCGCGCGCCACATCCTGCAGCAGTCTTCCGGTTTCGCGCTCCAGCCCTTTGGTCGCCCAGACGATGCGCGACTCAGGACGCAGATGCGGTTTAATCTGCTGCAGCACCTCGCCAAACACATGGCTCGGCACCACTACCAGCAGATCGCGGCTGGCCGCAATAGCGTGGGCTAAGTCGGGCTCAAGCTCAAGGTTATCGGGAAAAGGCACGTCGGGGAGAAAAGCGCTGTTGCAGCGTTCGGCCTGCAGCTGCGCCAGATGCGCGGGATTGTGTCCCCACAGCAGCACGGGATTGCCGTTGCGGGCTAAGGTGATGGCCAGAGCGGTGCCGTACGAGCCGGCACCGATGACGCTAATCGAAGCGTGTGTAGTCATCAGGCATCCTGATGTGGTTCGGCACCTTCGCCTTGCTGCTGCAGGTAGTTCATAAACAGCGCGTCAAAGTTTACCGGCGCCAGGTTAAGCTGCGGGAAGGTGCCGCGAGAGACCAGGCTGGTGATGCATTCGCGTGCGTACGGGAACAGGATGTTCGGGCAATAGGCGCCCAGGCAGTGCGCCATCTGCGTGCCTTCAATACCGCTGATGGTGAAGATGCCCGCCTGCTGTACTTCACACAGGAATGCGGTTTCTTCGCCAACGGTGGCGGTTACGGTCACGCGCAGCACTACTTCATAAACCTCGTCAGCCAGCTGTGATGACGCAGTATCCAGATCCAGCTTCACTTCCGGTTCCCACTCTTTCTGGAAAACCTGCGGCGCGTTCGGCGCTTCAAAAGAGACGTCTTTGGTGTAAACGCGTTGAATCTGGAATTGCATTTCGTTGGTGTTTTGTTCTGACATCTGACTAAGTCCTGTAAGTTGAAAAATCCTGCGCCGCTCTTACGCCTGCAGTAGCGGATCTAATCCTTCACGACTGTCCAGCGCGTAAAGGTCGTCGCAGCCGCCAATGTGCTGCGCATCAATAAAAATCTGAGGCACGGTGGTGCGGCCGCTGCGTTTGATCATCTCTTCGCGTTTCGCGGCGTCCCCGTCGATGGGGATCTCCTGAAACGACACACCTTTTTGACTCAACAGCGCCTTCGCCCGGTGGCAGAAAGGACAGGTCGCCTTGGTGTAAATCTCGACATTAGCCATGTTGCGTACCTCGATAGATGTTATTTTCCGCGCACCAGCGGAAGGTTGTCTCCGCTCCAGCCGCTGATGCCGTCTTTCAGAACGGTCACCTGGTTAAAGCCGGCGGCGCTCAGTTTTTCAGCCGGCTCGCTCGCGCTCTGGCCGGTGGCACACACCACAATTATGGGCTGAGCCTTATGCTTTTCCAGCTCGCCGAAGCTGCCTTTTTTAATATCCGCCGCCGCGACGTTCATGGCGCCCGAAATATGTCCTCTGCGGTAATCGTCACGCGACCGCACGTCCACTACTACCGCCTCTTCTTTGTTAATCAGGCGGGTCGCTTCGCCGCGGCTGATAACTTTCACCTTAGAAAACATTCCTTTAAAGGTGGTCACAATCACCAGAACCAGTAAAACGACCCATGCCAGACTGAGGATGGTGTGATTGCTTGCAAACTGCATAATTTCTTGCATGAGGGGTAAAGACTCCAGACCGGGCTAATTAAGCTAAAACAAGGGTTCTGAGTATACCTGCGCCACTTCTCATGTACAGACGCTAAGCGGCCAGAGTTACGATTTGTGCGTCATTTTCTAAAAAA encodes the following:
- the pfkA gene encoding 6-phosphofructokinase, with protein sequence MIKKIGVLTSGGDAPGMNAAIRGVVRSALSEGLEVFGIYDGYLGLYEDRMINLDRYSVSDMINRGGTFLGSARFPEFRNDEVRQVAIENMKKRGIDALVVIGGDGSYMGAKRLTEMGFPCIGLPGTIDNDVAGTDYTIGYFTALETVVEAIDRLRDTSSSHQRISIVEVMGRYCGDLTLAAAIAGGCEFIVLPEIPYTREELVMEIKAGIAKGKKHAIVAITEHICDIDDLAKYIEAETKRETRATVLGHIQRGGAPCAYDRILASRMGAYAIELLLQGYGGRCVGIQNEKMVHHDIIDAIENMKRPFKRDWLETAKKLY
- the fieF gene encoding CDF family cation-efflux transporter FieF (FieF, a metal efflux transporter, is a member of the CDF (cation diffusion facilitator) family of transporters.) — its product is MQPTYARLVKRAALAATILATCLLFVKIFAWWYTGSVSLLAGLVDSLVDIAASLTNLLVVRYALQPADANHTFGHGKAESLAALAQSMFISGSALFLFLTGIQHLASPNALRAPLVGVVVTVVALCSTLLLVAFQRWVVRHTHSQAIRADMLHYQSDVVMNGAILIALALSSYGFARADALFALGIGAYILYSALRMGYDAVQSLLDRALPEEEHNIILNLALNWPGVEGVHDVRTRQSGPTKFIQLHLELDDDLPLVQAHRVADQVEKALRQRFPGSDVIIHQDPCSVVPIEQQNSPGF
- a CDS encoding general stress protein; the protein is MAEHRGGSGNFADNPQKASEAGKKGGQNSGGNFKNDREKASEAGKKGGQNSHGGGRSSS
- the cpxP gene encoding cell-envelope stress modulator CpxP gives rise to the protein MRTVTAVVIASAMVLNYASAGVADTTTIDQMHQGGLTTGSMTQNPQSHMFDGIELTEEQRQQMRDLMQQARYERSPVSISDIENMHGLITADTFNEAAIRAQAEKIAQAQIEQHVEMARIRNQMYHLLTPAQQAALQKNYERRLAELRKLSNLQSASSLQAVSSTSSNQ
- the cpxR gene encoding envelope stress response regulator transcription factor CpxR, which produces MNKILLVDDDRELTSLLKELLEMEGFEVVVASDGEQALSLLDNSIDLLLLDVMMPKKNGIDTLKELRQQHQTPVIMLTARGSELDRVLGLELGADDYLPKPFNDRELVARIRAILRRSNWSEQQQQHDSSSPTLEVDCLRLNPGRQEASFDNQTLDLTGTEFTLLYLLAQHLGQVVSREHLSQEVLGKRLTPFDRAIDMHISNLRRKLPERRDGHPWFKTLRGRGYLMVSAS
- the cpxA gene encoding envelope stress sensor histidine kinase CpxA; translation: MIGSLTTRIFAIFWLTLALVLMLVLMVPKLDSRQRVSLLDSEQRQGTMIEQHVEVELAQDPPNDLMWWRRLSRAIDKWAPPGQRLLLVTSEGRVIGAQHNEMQVIRNFIGQSDNADHPQKKKYGRIEMVGPFAVRDGEDNYQLYLIRPATSSQLDFINLLFDRPLLLLIVTMLISSPLLLWLAWSLARPARKLKYAADEVASGNLRQHPELESGPQEFLAAGSSFNQMVSALERMMTSQQRLLSDISHELRTPLTRLQLATALLRRRHGEGKELERIETEAQRLDGMINDLLVLSRTQHKNALVSEAMKANQLWNDVLEDAKFEAEQMGKQLDVPYPPGPWPLYGNPHALESALENIVRNALRYSHSHISVSFSVDISGLTVHVDDDGPGVSPEDREQIFRPFYRTDEARDRESGGTGLGLAIVETAIQQHRGWVKADDSPLGGLRLTLWLPLYSSSRQ
- the trmL gene encoding tRNA (uridine(34)/cytosine(34)/5-carboxymethylaminomethyluridine(34)-2'-O)-methyltransferase TrmL, which translates into the protein MLNIVLFEPEIPPNTGNIIRLCANTGFQLHLIEPLGFAWDDKRLRRAGLDYHEFTAIQKHEGYEAFLRVEQPQRLFALTTKGTPAHSAVSYQAGDYLLFGPESRGLPADILDALPPEHKIRIPMRAESRSMNLSNAVSVVVYEAWRQLDYAGARLS
- the cysE gene encoding serine O-acetyltransferase, translated to MSSDELELVWNNIKAEARALADCEPMLASFYHATLLKHENLGSALSYMLANKLANPIMPAIAIREIVEEAYREDPSMIASAALDIQAVRQRDPAVDKYSTPLLYLKGFHALQAYRIGHWLWNEGRRALAVYLQNEISVSFAVDIHPAANIGHGIMLDHATGIVIGETAVVENDVSILQSVTLGGTGKTSGDRHPKIREGVMIGAGAKILGNIEVGRGAKIGAGSVVLQPVPPHTTAAGVPARIVGKPASEKPSMDMDQHFNGTVPGFEFGDGI
- the gpsA gene encoding NAD(P)H-dependent glycerol-3-phosphate dehydrogenase; the encoded protein is MTTHASISVIGAGSYGTALAITLARNGNPVLLWGHNPAHLAQLQAERCNSAFLPDVPFPDNLELEPDLAHAIAASRDLLVVVPSHVFGEVLQQIKPHLRPESRIVWATKGLERETGRLLQDVARDILGDATPLAVISGPTFAKELAAGLPTAIALAATDASFAEDLQQKLHCGKSFRVYNNPDFIGVQLGGAVKNVIAIGAGISDGIGFGANARTALITRGLAEMSRLGAALGADPTTFMGMAGLGDLVLTCTDNQSRNRRFGLMLGQGEEVDNAQRIIGQVVEGYKNTKEVKALAERVGVEMPITEQIYQVLYCGKSAREAALSLLGRTRKDENGSG
- the secB gene encoding protein-export chaperone SecB, whose translation is MSEQNTNEMQFQIQRVYTKDVSFEAPNAPQVFQKEWEPEVKLDLDTASSQLADEVYEVVLRVTVTATVGEETAFLCEVQQAGIFTISGIEGTQMAHCLGAYCPNILFPYARECITSLVSRGTFPQLNLAPVNFDALFMNYLQQQGEGAEPHQDA
- the grxC gene encoding glutaredoxin 3; translation: MANVEIYTKATCPFCHRAKALLSQKGVSFQEIPIDGDAAKREEMIKRSGRTTVPQIFIDAQHIGGCDDLYALDSREGLDPLLQA
- a CDS encoding rhodanese-like domain-containing protein yields the protein MQEIMQFASNHTILSLAWVVLLVLVIVTTFKGMFSKVKVISRGEATRLINKEEAVVVDVRSRDDYRRGHISGAMNVAAADIKKGSFGELEKHKAQPIIVVCATGQSASEPAEKLSAAGFNQVTVLKDGISGWSGDNLPLVRGK